Genomic segment of Prochlorococcus marinus CUG1433:
AAAGTACAGATAAGTTTTGGAGAAGACAAAGGCCATTCTTCTGTTAAAGCCATTCCTCCTAAAGTTGTTGCCAATAAAAGTGGGATTAATCTAGGTTTTGCTACTTCAAGCCAAGGCGGCAAAGTTAATCTTTTTCTTGAAGGTACAACCTCATCCCTAGTTGGAGATTTATAGTTAAAGTTTTCTAAGTTACTACTGTTCATGAATTAATACCAACCATTTGAGAATTAAGGGAGTGGTCTAGACCTCTTTTGGTAAAAGGATTTCTAAAAATTAATGTTGTTAATATTGCAATAAATAAAGAGGCGTTAAGTTGATGACCGATAATAAAAATAGGTTCATTCAAATTTGTTTTAAGACTTAAAACACCCAAAGCAATTTGGGAAAACAAGAGAAAAATAAGCGCTAAAAGATATTTCCAATTTTCATTAAGTAAATTTCTCTTGTAAATTGCAGTAGCAATAATCAATAGAATTGAAAAAGCAATTGGAAAAGCAAATAATTTATGAGTATTTAGAATTAGACATTGTTTATTAAAAGATAAGCAAATATGTGCTGACCAAGTTGATGAAAGCCTTACTCCAATAAAAGATTGAATCAGAGTAAGTAAAAGAGGAACAAACAATAATAATCTCCACCAAATTAATGGCTCTTCTATGTCGTCATTTTCTAAATTTTGATTTATTGAAATTGTTGTAATTAGAAGTAGAAAAGCTATTAAAAGATGACCAGTAACAGTATATGAATCAAGCAGATTTATTACTGTTAAAGCTCCAAAAGATCCTTGGACAATAACGAGAAAAAGTAATAATGAATAAGTTTTAGGTAACCAATTTGGAATTTCATTTTTCCAAATAATTGAAAGGGCAAATTTAAAAAGAATTAAAATTCCAACCAGAAAAGCATCTAGACGATGAAACCACTCTAGAAATACTCTTAGGTTCATATGATTAAAAGGCAAAAAAGATCCATAACACAATGGCCAATCTGGGCAGGCAAGTCCGGCCTCCATGACTCTCGTAGCACCCCCAATTGCGATTAGTGCGATTAGTGCGAGTACACTATGACTCCCCAACCTTTTAAAAATTGTCAGATATTTTGATTTATATAATTGGTTATTAATCAAATGGATAAAACCTATTATTTTGCATCTTAAATTAGATTCAAAAACCAAACATTAATTAAAAATTAATATGTTTAATTTAAAAAATAATTTACTAATTTAATCTTTTTTCCCTGACAATTAACTCTAAAAAGTTATTAATAATACGCCTTTTATTTCAAAAATCTTAAGAAGTTGTGAATTTAAATGTTTTTCTTTTAACAAAGGATGCAGGATTAAAAAAATTGAATATCTTGAGGATAGAAATACAAATTTTCAAGGAATCAATTGTTAAATAAAAACATTTATTTAATTCTAATTATTTCGCTCGTTTTTGGTATATCTTTTTGGATTGGTTTTAATGTAAATTTGCTCCCAGCGGAAGCAAGTATTAATGCACCAATTTACGATGAACTTTTTAAAATTCTTTTCATTATTGGATTAATTATTTTTATAGGAATGACAATAGCAGTCATTTATAGCTTATTTAAATTTAGGAAAAGAAATGATCAGATAGGCGATGGTATAGCTTTAGAGGGAAATTTAAGCTTAGAAATTGTATGGACAATTATCCCTTCAATAATCGTTTTATTAATAGGTCTATATAGCTACAACATCTACGATCGAATGGGAGGGATGAAAGAACTAAATCATAACCATGAAATGATGAGTTCTAACACTGAAAAAATATGGGCTGGAATAAGTCAAACTTCTGATAATGAAATAGCAATAAATAATTTATCAATTGAAGTTTCAGCTATGCAATTTGCATTTCTATTCAATTATCCCAAGGGCAATTTCATATCAGGAGAACTCCACGTTCCTGTTGATCAGAAAGTATCAATGAAAATGGAATCCAAAGATGTCATTCATGCTTTTTGGGTACCGGAGTTCAGAATTAAGCAGGATATTATTCCTGGACAACCGACTATCCTAAATTTCACTCCTACAAAAGTAGGAAAATATCCGATAATTTGCGCAGAATTATGTGGCCCATATCATGGAGGAATGAGAGCCTCCATAATTGTTGAAGAAGAATCTGATTACAAGGAATGGTTTAACAAAAATAAAAAACCAGAGGTAAATTTATGACAATATCAATTGATCCACAAAAAACTAATAATGAAAGTCTTCAACCTAAAGGCTGGCTTAGATACTTTAGTTTTAGCCTTGATCATAAAGTAATTGGGATTCAATACTTGGTTTGTGGTTTTCTCTTCTATTTAATAGGAGGAACCTTAGCGAGCGCTATAAGAATTGAACTGGCCAGCCCAATGTCTGATTTTATGCCAAGAGATGTTTATAACCAAGTTTTAACTTTACACGGAACGATAATGATATTCCTTTGGATAGTGCCTGTAGTTAACGGTGCTTTTGGAAATTATTTAATTCCATTTTATGTAGGTGCAAGAGATATGGCATTCCCAAGATTAAATGCCGTAGCTTTTTGGTTAATTCCTCCTTCAGGTTTGATGCTGGTAGCAAGCTATTTTGTTGATGGTGCTGCTCAGGCTGGATGGACTGCTTATCCACCTTTGAGCATAACTACTCCTCAATCGGGACAAATTATTTGGATTCTGAGCGTTCTATTACTTGGAGGCAGTTCTATATTTGGTGGAATAAACTTTATCGCGACCATTATCAAATTAAGAAGGCCAGGATTAAAACTTATGAAATTGCCAATGTATTGTTGGGCAATGCTTGGAACAAGTCTATTAGTTGTTTTGTCAACTCCTGTATTAGCTGGCACCTTAATTCTACTTAGCTTCGATATCATCGCTAATACAGGTTTTTTCAATCCTGTCTTGGGAGGCAATGTCGTAGTTTATCAGCATTTATTTTGGTTTTATTCTCATCCAGCTGTATACATTATGGTCCTTCCTGCCTTTGGTTTAGTTAGTGAAATACTTCCTGTACATGCTAGAAAACCACTTTTTGGATATACAACAATGGTTTTTTCAATAATGGGGATAGTAGTTTTAGGTTTAGTTGTTTGGGCACATCACATGTTTACGAGTGGAACGCCACCTTGGATGAGGTTGTTCTTTACTATTGCCACGGCATTTATTGCTGTTCCAACAGGTATAAAGTTTTTCAATTGGGTTGCAACATTATGGGGAGGTAAAATTTCTATCAATAGTGCAATGTTATTCTCTTGCGGATTTATTATAAATTTTGTTTTTGGAGGTATCACAGGAGTTGCTTTGGCACAGGTACCTTTCGATATTCACGTACATGATACCTATTTCGTTGTAGCCCATTTTCATTACATAGTTTATGGAGGGACTGTTTTTATTATTTTTTCTTCAATTTATCATTGGTTCCCAAAAGTAACTGGGAAAATGCTCAAGGAAAAATTAGGAATTTTACATTTTATCATTACCTTTATTGGATTTAACTTGTGCTTTGCTCCTCAACATTGGCTTGGTTTAAATGGAATGCCTAGAAGAGTTGCGGAATATGATCCTCAATTCCAGTTCGTTAATCAAATTAGTAGCCTAGGGGCTCTTTTGATGGCTATGAGTACAATTCCTTTTTTAATTAATGTATATCTTAGTGTGAGAAATGGAAAAGATGCTGGAGATAACCCTTGGAATGCTCTTACACCTGAATGGTTAACATCTTCTCCACCTCCAGTTGAAAATTGGGAAGGGGAAGCTCCATTAGTTGAAGAACCATATGGTTATGGTAAAGAAATTACTGAAGGAAAATAAAAACATATGACAACTCTTGATAGCTCAAAAGAAATTCAAAAAAATAATTCTGAAGCCAATGAAACACATGAAGACTTCAGAATGTTTGGTCTTATAACTTTCCTAATTGCGGACGGAATGACTTTTGCTGGATTCTTTGCTGCTTATTTAACTTATAAAGCAGTAAATCCATTACCTGATGGTGCTATTTATGAATTAGAACTACCAATACCTACACTCAATACAATTTTGTTACTTATTAGTAGTGCAACTTTCCATAAAGCAGGCAAAGCACTTTTAAAAGATAAAAACTCTGAATCCCAAAAATGGTTATTTTTTACTGCTTTTCTTGGAATTATATTTTTAATATGTCAATTATTTGAATATTTTCATTTACCTTTTGGATTAACCGATAATTTATTTGCAAGTACTTTTTATGCTCTTACTGGTTTTCATGGATTACATGTCACTTTAGGCACTTTAATGATTTTAATTATTGCTTGGCAATCGAGAATCAAGGGCGGAAGATTAACTAGTCAAAATATGTTCCCCTTGGAAGCTGTTGAATTGTACTGGCATTTTGTAGATGGAATATGGGTTATTTTATTTATTATTTTGTATCTTTTATAAAAAACTAAATTTTAAAAATTAAAAATATTTTTTATTAATTTATATTGCCACAGTTCTCCTTTTAGTAAGATTATATAATTAGAAATTTGTCAGATAATGCTAGAAGGAAAAGAACTTCTTGAAAAAGCAAAATTATTAAGTAAAAAATCTGAAGATGAGATAGCAAAAGGTTGTGGTTACGTAGGTCCTAGCGGAAGAATCTTAAGAAAAAGTTTTTATAAAGCGCTTATTGAAGCTAAAGGTTACAAAATAGGAAATGGTCGGCAGGGGAAAAATGGTAATAGAGCTTCAAGAGGCAGACAGACAGAATTCAAAACTAAAGTTCATGGCAATGGGAACCTATTAATTGGTCATGCATACACCAAAAAATTAGGTCTAGAACCTGGTCAGGAATTTAAAATCGATCTTAAAAAAGAATCAAAAACAATTTATCTGATTCCATTAAATTAAAAAATATATTTTACCAACCGTTTTCTTTAAGCCACTCGGAAGAAATATTATTTGAAGATATATCTTGATTACTATTTTTATTAAATAAAAGTAATTTCTCTACATATTTAATTAGTGCATCTGCCTCAAGGTTTACGCTGTCACCTATATTTAATTTATTTAGATTTGTGTTATGCCAAGTATGAGGAATTATCGCAATAGTAAATATTTCTCCTTCTTGCTCATATTTTGCAATAGTAAGACTTATACCATTTACACAAATACTCCCTTTATTAACTACATATTTTGAAAAATTATTATTTTTCCACTTTATTGATAAGAGCCAAGATTTCTCTAATTTTTCTATATTCTCGACCGTTCCAAGGCCATCAACATGCCCGCTGACTATATGCCCGCCTAGACGATCAGACACCCTTAGAGCCGGCTCCAAATTAACAATCTGATTCAGGTTCGACTTTACTCCTAAAGTTGTTTTTTTTAATGTCTCCTCACTAACATCAACAGTAAATTTATTTTGAAAAATCTCTTTAACTGTCAAACAAATTCCATCAACAGCTATGCTGTCACCGATTGCCATATCAAATAAATTATCTAGAATTTCAATTTCTAAAATATTTTTTTCTTGTCTTAGTTTTCCAACTGATTGAATTATTCCTGTGAACATAGATTTAAGAAAAATATTTTTGCAAAATTTTGTATTTACTTTAATTTACTTTAAATGATTTTCAACTATAAATAAATTAAAGAGTAAATAAAAAGAAATTGATCATATTTAGATGATTATTAATTCACAAAAAAGATCATTTGGTAGAGGGGAGAAAGTGAGCTTATTCACTTTAGGGACAATGCGCGCAACTGAAAGTCTCGAAAAAATGTATAGCATAATAAAAAATGCATATTATGTAGGAATTAACCATATAGAAACAGCACCCTCTTATGGTGATGCTGAATCACTTATTGGAGATTCAATAAAAAAATTAGCAATAGAAGAGAATATAAAAGAAAAAAATTGGGTGATTACTTCCAAAGTTTTACCAAAGGGTGATTTTGACTTTTTAAAAAAAAATTTTAAAAAGTCTCTTGAAAATTTAAATCGCGAGAAAATTAATAATCTTGCAATTCACGGACTTAACTTAAAACAACATCTAGATTGGGTTCTTGCTGGAGAGGGTAAGAAATTCATATCTTGGATACTTGAAAAGGAACTAGTCGATCAAGTTGGTTTTAGTTCTCACGGAAGTTATTCACTAATTAAAGATGCAATTAACTCTGAAGTTTTTACTTTTTGTAGTCTTCATTTACATTATTTAGATCAATCTAAGATTGATTTAGCAGAGGAAGCTATAAAAAAAGGGATGGGAGTTTTAGCAATATCCCCTGCTGACAAAGGCGGTAGATTGTATTCTCCAAGTGAAATTTTGATAGAGGCCTCTAAGCCCTTTCATCCATTAGAATTAGCATATCGATTTCTGCTAGCAAAAGGCATTACAACTTTATCCTTGGGGGCGACAAACAAAAAAGATTTTGAATTTGCGCATAAACTTAGAAACTCATTCCAGAAGCTTACAAAACTAGAAAAAGACGCCCTGAATAAAATTGAGAAAGTTTCTAATGAAAGATTAAATTCAACCAAATGTGAACAATGTAGATCTTGTCTTCCATGTCCAAATGAAGTGCCTATTCCAGAAATACTTCGTTTAAGAAATATATCTATTGGTTATGGCCAATTAGAATTTTCAAAAGAAAGATACAATTTAATAGGAAAAGCTGGCCACTGGTGGGTAGAAAAAAATTCCTCATTTTGTCAAGAATGTAATGAATGTATTCCTAAATGTCCTAATAAATTAGATATACCAAATTTATTAAAGGAAACTCATAACTTATTAATTGAAAATCCTACAAAAAGATTATGGGGATAAGGACTCATTCCAGATATTTTTAAGATTAATTTTTTGTTCATTTGTTAATACAGAAAAAGACCAACTATTTTCCCAACATTTCTCAGAAGGTCCTGAGATGGGTAACATTTCAGATTTATATTTACTTTGCAAATAATCACTATTGAATGGAAGATACCAACCCTGGCTTACTAATTTATCTACTATTGATTTATTTTCTAAAGATTTAATCCATTTAATTAAAATTGCATTATTTAGATTTGATCGACTAAGTAGAAAATGCCACATCAAAGGTACACCTTGGCTTGGGAAAACTAAAGAAAGCCTTGGATCTATTTTTAAATATTTTGAACAAAAACTGTAAGGAACTATTGCGACAATAGCATCAGAATTAATCAACCAATTGAGCATATTTTTATCATCAAATAACATTGCTTGGCTTTTGAGTTTTTTTAAAGAATTGTATGAATTAATTTTTTGAGCAATCGACAATATTATTCTGGGACTTTGTGGAAAAATAATTTTCCCAGTTAATTTTTTAGAAAGAAGAAAATCCCAAGATGTTCTGGCTGAATTTATTAATTCTTTATTATTTTTAATGATAATTGTATAGGGTACTACGCCAATAGGAAATAATTTACTCCTCTGATTTTGATTAAAACTTCCCAAAAAATCTATCGATCTCTTATCCAAATTTTCGAACAGTTCATATTCATTTATTTTTTCAAATTCTGAAAAATCTATACTAGAAATCCACCCATCATTTATTAAAGTAAAGTCAGAATTGAAAATTGTGTTTATATTTTTTTGTATCCGAATATTTTCAAAATTAATTTTTTCCTGCTTCCAATCTTTTGGAATCGTATCTTTAAAAGATTCTGGATAAAAAGAATTTTGTAATGCAATTTTTAATTTATTAGGTTGATTACTGCAAGAGTTTAAGAAAAATAAAAGCGAAAGCTTACCACAATTTAAAAATTCTCTTCTAGTTGTAAATTTTGAAAACATTCAGCAATCCTTCTCTAAAGAAATTTGACCCAGGCCCTTCATCATTTCCAGATTTAGTTGACACAATGAAACTATTTCTTCATTTTTAAATCCATCTAAGAAAGCAAGCAATGATATTCCACCAGCACCTACACCTTCTTTCACATGACCTAATTCATAATCCTTCAATTCTTTGTATTTTGAAGATTTGAAATTTAAAGGACTGGCTAAACCTAATAATTTGACATCATATTTTTGATTAATTAAATTAACTAAATCATTTAGAGAATTATCTTTCACAAGCCACCCAGTTGTAGCAATAAAAACATCTTCAATAAATTCATCTTTGTTTTTTCCATCTAACATTTCTAGTACAAGCAAAATGATCGCTAACATCTGACTTCCTCCAGACAATATTACAGGTTGTTTTGCCAACCTGGCACCATTTAATAGACCCATTGAGAAAGCTTGGAAAGGATCACCTACCGCCGCGACAACATCAAAAGAGTCGAAATCAGCCTTGAAATTAGCATTGAAAAGTCCTCTTTTAACTACTTGTCTTCTTAATTCTCTTGGAGCTTTAAATAAACTACTCCCTACTAAATTAGATACCTGCAAACCAAAAGCTTCCATTACTGCCTGTGCAGTTGTGGTGCCCCCCGGCACAGATTCAGAAATTAAAACTGGTTGTTTTAAGGATTTTCCTATCGCAAGACCTTTTTCATAGAGATTTAAAACTCTCTCTTTAGTCATCGATTTACCAGTAGTAAGACAATTTGATGGCCCCAAATTTCTATCTTCTACAACCAAATGATCAAAGTAAGGCTTTACTCCTATTCCCAAAGGAACAATAACTGGATAAATATTTATAAGCTTTGAACAAACATGACTGATTAGGGCAGGAGTTACTCCTGCATTAAGGAGAGGCAATTTATATTTATGACCCTTTGAAGCACCATTAAGCAAAAATTCGGCATCTGCCAGAGCAGTTATTCTTCTTGATTTTGCATTAATACCTGCAGCAGAAATTCCTTGAATTTGGGATGTATTAGTGCTTGCAATTACAAGAAATATTTTGAAATTATTTATATTTTTTTTCAGTATCTGTATTCTATTAATTTGTTTTTTTTTATTGGATTCACTGCCAAAAAAATTTATCCCTGATTCTGTACAATGCATTTCTTTATAAACCATTTAAATCAAATAAGCTATTTAATAATCTTGGAGGATCTGGAATAGTTAATTTAAACCTTGGGAAGAGCGAATAGGCAACTACATGTATCGTTAAAACATAAACTATTTCTTGAAAAATTATTAATAAGATAGCACCTAGTTGAATACTTAAAATTGAGGGAGAAAAAGGTAAATTAAATAATCCAATAAACTTTTCTATTAGACTAAAACTTGCTCTTGTAATTAACACCCAAAGATTATCGCCAACTAATGTAGATAATGCTATTACTCGCAGGAAGAAACCAAGAGTTCCAATCACGACTCCTAAAGTTAAACTTAATTTCCAACTTTTTTCTTTAAACCAACACCAACCCAACCAAAAAGCCAAAATCCCATAAGGGAATAAAAATAAGGTTCCCCTTACTGGACCCATTATTATAAATAAAAGTAAAAATTGTATTAGAAGTCCTTCCAATGCAGTTTTAGTTCCTCTTCTCAAGTGCAAAAGGATAATTGGGAGTGGCAAAATCAACCTCAACAAAGCTCCACCAATTGGCAAATAATATAGAGCAACCCATAATAGAGCCGAAAGAGATGCTAAATACGAGGTCTCGACGATATTTAGTGCTTCAGTTTTTGATGTTATTTTCATCTTTAGTTGAAAATTTTTAATTAATTTTTATTCATACTTTTTTTGTCTGAATTTAAGATACGTTCAATCTTTTCTATTTCAAAATTTACCTCAGAATTACTTAATATGGAACTTAATTCTTGAGTAGGATCTTTTGGATCTACATCTTTTAAGATAAATATTATTTTGTAAGATTGAAGCTCAATTTTTCTTTTTTTTGAAGAATTTTTAATTTTATTATTTTTTTGTTTTGGTATTTTTTCTAAATTTATATTCTTTTTATTTTCTAGAACATTTTCTGGCTTTTCTACTTTGATTGTTTTTTTATTTTTTTTATCATTGAACTCTTTATTTTCTTTTTCTACAATTTTTTTATTTACAAGAATATTTTTTGGCTTTTCTACTTTGATTGTTTTTTTATTTTTTTTATCATTGAACTCTTTATTTTCTTTTTCTACAATTTTTTTATTTTCTAAATTCTTTTTGAAATCTTCATTTTGGCCTATTTTTTCTAAATCATTAAAACTACTTTCAAGAAAATTTCCAATCCTACCTCCAGAACATGATTGCAAGAAAATTAAAAAAATTAATAAAAAAAATTCTTTTTTTTTCAAAATCATATTTTTCTAACTTTTCTTTTTCCTTGTATTTTTTTTATTACCAATCTTTGTTTTTTTTAAAATAGAGCCTTTTTTATCTTTTAGTTTTTGTTCTAAAAGAAATACTGCTTCATCTATGGTGATTTTTTCTATGTCGGTATCTTTGGCAATCGAAACGTTAGTTTTGCCACATTTTAAATAAACCCCATATCTTCCATTTAATATTTGAATTTTTTCTTTAAATTCTTTCGGTTTACCAAAGTCTTTAAGTACCTCTTGACCACCTCTACCCATTTTTGGCATCGCAAGAATTTCTAATGCTCGTTTTATATCAACTGTAAAAACATCATCCTCTTTCTTTAGGGATCTATTTTCAGATTCGTTTTCATTTTTAATCCATTTAATATAGGGTCCAAATCTTCCTCTGTCAGCCTCAACAATACCTCCTTCAGGATGGACTCCCAACAACCTAGGCAAACTTAAAAGTACAAGGGCTTGATCTAGAGTTAGATCATCAGTTTTCAACTCTTTGGGTAATGAAGCTCTTCTTGGTTTAGCTTTATCTTGATCACTATTTCCCAATTGTACGTAAGGTCCATAAGGGCCAAATCTTAAAAAAACTTTTTCCCCAGTTTTTGGATCAGTTCCAAGATCTGATGGACCACTTAAAATTTGATCAACTTGCTTTATGTCTAAATCTCCAGGAGTAATATCCATTGGAAGATTACCTTTCGCCTGAATTTCATTTCCAGATTCATCAATTTTTGTACCCTCTAGCCAAGGTCCGTTAGAGCCTATTCTGACTACGCAAGGAAGGTCATCGAAATCAACTTGTCTATAAGCTTTACCATCAATATCACCTTCCGTTTTCTGAACTTTTACCTCCAGACCATTTTTACCTTTATAGAAAGTCTCAAGGTATGGAAGCCACTCAAGATTACCTGAAGAAATTTCATCCAATGAAGATTCCATTTTTGCAGTAAAAGTAGTATCCACCAAATCAGGGAAATGCTCTTCTAATAGAGCGGTAACAGCAAAAGCTGTAAACGTTGGAGCCAAAGTATTGGAAGATATATTTGCATAACCTCTATCCACAATTGTCCCAATAATGCTTGCATAGGTAGATGGTCTCCCAATCCCTTCTTTTTCAAGAACTTTAACTAATGCAGCCTCTGTATATCTTGCGGGTGGTTTAGTTTCATGAAAAGTAGATTCCTTATTAGTAACTTCAAGAGTTGTTCCGGTTGTTAGATTTGGGAGAATAATTTCTTGTTGTTCAAGGGATGAACTAGGGTCATCACTTCCCTCGACATAAGCTCTGAAGAATCCCGGGAAATCAATACTTTTCCCACTCGATTTAAATAATCCATCCCCAACACTAATTTCAGCATTAATCATTGTCAGCCTAGCTTCCGCCATTTGACTAGCTACTGTTCTTTTCCAAATTAAATCGTAAAGAGATAAGTCTCTACCAGTTAGATTAGTTTCCTTTGGTGTTTTAAATACCTCACCTGCGGGCCTAATTGCTTCGTGTGCTTCTTGAGCATTTCTTGCAGTTGAATTAAATTGTCTTGGTGCGTTAGATAAATATTCTTTTCCGTACATAGAGCTGACACATTCTCTAGCAGCTTTTGTGGCTTGTTCGGAAAGATGAACCGAATCAGTCCTCATGTATGTTATGAAACCTCTCTCATATAGTCCTTGTGCACATCTCATAGTTTCTCTTGCAGACAAACGAAGCTTCCTATTTGCTTCTTGTTGCAATGTACTAGTTGTAAATGGAGGAACTGGCTTGCGAGTAGATGGTTTTTTTTCTATTTTTGAGACTAACCAATCCTCAGAGGAAAAAATCTTCAATAAGTCATTTACTTTTTCTTCTCCAATTATTAAAGATTTATTTCCTTGTTTTAATTTACCGGTCTGTTCATCGAAATCGGAACCATTAGAAATTCTTTGGCCGTTTAAGCTAAATAATTTAGTTTCGAAAGTAACATTATCTTTTACTAGGGAAGCTTTAATTCCCCAGTAACTTGCTTTTTTAAAGGATCTTCTTTCTCTCTCTCTTCTAACAAGAAGTCTTACAGAAACTGATTGAACACGCCCAGCAGATAAACGGGGGGCTACCTTCTTCCAAAGTAAAGGAGATAATTCATATCCAAAAAGCCTGTCCAAGATTCTCCTGGTTTCTTGAGCCTGAACAAGTTCCATATCAATTTCTCTGGTTTGATCTAAAGCTTTATTAATTGCCTTTTTTGTAATTTCATGAAAAACCATCCTCTTAGTAGGTATTTTAGGCTTAAGTATTTGCAGAAGATGCCAGCTAATACTCTCTCCCTCCCTATCTTCATCAGTAGCAAGTAATAGTTGGGTTGCACCTTTCAATGCATCTTTAAGCTCTTTAACAACCTTTTTCTTCTCTTTTGGAACTATGTAAAGCGGTTCAAAATCTTCCGTTGTATTTACTCCTATCCTTGACCATTTTTCCTTTTTGACTGCAGCAGGTATTTCAGCCGCCCCTTTTGGAAGATCTCTTACGTGTCCCATAGAAGCAAGAACTTCAAAATTAGAAGGCAAAAACTTTCTTATAGTTTTTGCTTTGGTGGGACTTTCAACAATAACTAGTGTGTGATCCAAGGTTTATTTCAAAAATTGGTGTTTTTGTTCAGTTAGGGCATATTATGATTATTTGAAACTTTTTCAAGTAATTTCTCTTGAAAATTTCAAAAATCATACCCATAAATTATAATCAAGTTAAGATTAACTCTTTGATCATTACAATCAATCATTTAATTTAATCCTATTTAATAAAGTGCCCAACGAAATCTTTACAATTAATTTAAATGCACAAGCCATTATTCCAGAGGCCTTTATCTTATTAGG
This window contains:
- the topA gene encoding type I DNA topoisomerase, producing the protein MDHTLVIVESPTKAKTIRKFLPSNFEVLASMGHVRDLPKGAAEIPAAVKKEKWSRIGVNTTEDFEPLYIVPKEKKKVVKELKDALKGATQLLLATDEDREGESISWHLLQILKPKIPTKRMVFHEITKKAINKALDQTREIDMELVQAQETRRILDRLFGYELSPLLWKKVAPRLSAGRVQSVSVRLLVRRERERRSFKKASYWGIKASLVKDNVTFETKLFSLNGQRISNGSDFDEQTGKLKQGNKSLIIGEEKVNDLLKIFSSEDWLVSKIEKKPSTRKPVPPFTTSTLQQEANRKLRLSARETMRCAQGLYERGFITYMRTDSVHLSEQATKAARECVSSMYGKEYLSNAPRQFNSTARNAQEAHEAIRPAGEVFKTPKETNLTGRDLSLYDLIWKRTVASQMAEARLTMINAEISVGDGLFKSSGKSIDFPGFFRAYVEGSDDPSSSLEQQEIILPNLTTGTTLEVTNKESTFHETKPPARYTEAALVKVLEKEGIGRPSTYASIIGTIVDRGYANISSNTLAPTFTAFAVTALLEEHFPDLVDTTFTAKMESSLDEISSGNLEWLPYLETFYKGKNGLEVKVQKTEGDIDGKAYRQVDFDDLPCVVRIGSNGPWLEGTKIDESGNEIQAKGNLPMDITPGDLDIKQVDQILSGPSDLGTDPKTGEKVFLRFGPYGPYVQLGNSDQDKAKPRRASLPKELKTDDLTLDQALVLLSLPRLLGVHPEGGIVEADRGRFGPYIKWIKNENESENRSLKKEDDVFTVDIKRALEILAMPKMGRGGQEVLKDFGKPKEFKEKIQILNGRYGVYLKCGKTNVSIAKDTDIEKITIDEAVFLLEQKLKDKKGSILKKTKIGNKKNTRKKKS
- a CDS encoding DUF2232 domain-containing protein, which produces MKITSKTEALNIVETSYLASLSALLWVALYYLPIGGALLRLILPLPIILLHLRRGTKTALEGLLIQFLLLFIIMGPVRGTLFLFPYGILAFWLGWCWFKEKSWKLSLTLGVVIGTLGFFLRVIALSTLVGDNLWVLITRASFSLIEKFIGLFNLPFSPSILSIQLGAILLIIFQEIVYVLTIHVVAYSLFPRFKLTIPDPPRLLNSLFDLNGL